The Methylobacterium currus genome contains a region encoding:
- a CDS encoding type 1 glutamine amidotransferase domain-containing protein has translation MPSITQAKILIMATDGFEQSELEVPKAKLSGAGAQVTVAAPRSRQKPDSIRGWDKTDWGRPVPVDADIESIDASAYDALVLPGGQINPDKLRLEPKALEILRSFLGSGKVVAAICHAPWLLVEVGAAKGRKMTSFASIKTDVINAGAEWHDLPVVTDKGIVTSRNPGDLDAFSAKIIEEVQEGRHERAAA, from the coding sequence ATGCCCAGCATCACGCAGGCGAAAATTCTTATCATGGCCACCGACGGCTTCGAGCAGTCCGAGCTCGAAGTGCCGAAGGCGAAGCTCAGCGGGGCCGGCGCCCAGGTGACGGTGGCCGCACCCCGGTCGCGCCAGAAGCCGGACAGCATCCGCGGCTGGGACAAGACCGATTGGGGCCGCCCGGTGCCGGTCGATGCCGACATCGAGAGCATCGACGCCTCGGCCTATGATGCCCTGGTGCTTCCCGGCGGCCAGATCAACCCGGACAAGCTGCGCCTGGAGCCGAAGGCGCTGGAGATCCTGCGCAGCTTCCTCGGCAGCGGCAAGGTGGTCGCCGCGATCTGCCACGCGCCCTGGCTGCTGGTCGAGGTCGGCGCCGCCAAGGGCCGCAAGATGACGTCGTTCGCCTCGATCAAGACCGACGTGATCAATGCCGGCGCCGAGTGGCACGACCTGCCCGTGGTGACCGACAAGGGCATCGTGACGAGCCGCAACCCGGGCGATCTCGACGCCTTCTCGGCCAAGATCATCGAGGAGGTCCAGGAGGGCCGCCACGAACGCGCCGCGGCCTGA
- a CDS encoding DUF6496 domain-containing protein, translating to MAARKTTKTAENKTTETKTTGAQKGTIARVMHEFKAGELERRDGEPVTDRRQAIAIALREAGASNQESPSANRSNFRRTRAKERDTRSQATRAALYDEARHRDIKGRSRMTRSELEQALNR from the coding sequence ATGGCCGCGCGCAAGACCACCAAGACCGCAGAGAACAAGACCACCGAAACCAAGACCACGGGGGCCCAGAAGGGCACGATTGCCCGGGTGATGCACGAGTTCAAGGCGGGCGAGCTGGAGCGCCGGGACGGCGAGCCGGTGACCGACCGCCGGCAGGCCATCGCCATCGCGTTGCGCGAGGCCGGCGCCTCGAACCAGGAGAGCCCATCGGCCAACCGGTCGAATTTCCGCCGCACCCGGGCCAAGGAGCGCGACACGCGGTCCCAGGCGACCCGCGCCGCCCTCTACGACGAGGCCAGGCACCGCGACATCAAGGGGCGCTCGCGCATGACCCGGAGCGAACTGGAGCAGGCCCTCAACCGTTAG
- a CDS encoding cold-shock protein, with the protein MNTGTVKWFNDQKGFGFIQPDNGGKDVFVHISAVERAGLRGLVEGQKVSYELQADRRDSSKMSAVNLQVA; encoded by the coding sequence GTGAATACTGGTACTGTCAAGTGGTTCAACGACCAGAAGGGCTTCGGCTTCATCCAGCCGGACAACGGGGGCAAGGACGTTTTCGTCCACATCTCCGCGGTGGAGCGGGCTGGCCTGCGCGGCCTCGTCGAGGGCCAGAAGGTCTCTTACGAGCTGCAGGCCGATCGGCGTGACAGCTCGAAGATGTCGGCCGTGAACCTGCAGGTCGCCTAA
- a CDS encoding AsnC family transcriptional regulator: protein MLFEFTRRDGAPTVFNDGTTFHVDQISRFGEGRRPIDVSHLIDKSYGYHSSRELRWHLAERFGLTPNAVAVREAH, encoded by the coding sequence ATGTTGTTCGAGTTCACCCGGCGCGACGGCGCGCCGACCGTCTTCAACGACGGCACCACTTTCCATGTCGACCAGATCAGCCGCTTCGGCGAGGGCAGACGCCCGATCGACGTCAGCCACCTGATCGACAAGAGCTACGGCTATCACTCCTCCCGTGAGTTGCGCTGGCATCTCGCTGAGCGCTTCGGCCTGACGCCGAACGCCGTGGCCGTGCGCGAAGCCCACTGA
- a CDS encoding 3'-5' exonuclease gives MTFPRTLAIDFETANERRDSPCAVGLAWIEGGRVVRRESRLIRPAEMRFSPGNIRVHGIRPRDVADAPSFPEAMAPFLPEIAGSLVLAHNASFDVGVLAATLQAYGLPQPAYASLCTVQLARRHWPGEGGQGQGTYRLSSLAARVGVTFRHHDAGEDAYACAEIALAVMREAGAPDIASLAKTLGLARARAGEGARSPDGIAARALRGVAPSRTRAPLLHFVVRGSTGTPYDVRLIDGRDGPRLRCSCAGARFRPDCRHVRALANGEIDALLSDNPGDVAALAGLLRAG, from the coding sequence ATGACCTTTCCCCGCACCCTCGCGATCGACTTCGAGACCGCCAACGAGCGCCGCGACAGCCCCTGTGCCGTCGGTCTCGCCTGGATCGAGGGCGGGCGGGTGGTGCGGCGCGAGTCGCGGCTGATCCGCCCGGCGGAGATGCGCTTCTCGCCCGGCAACATCCGGGTCCACGGCATCCGCCCGCGGGACGTCGCCGACGCGCCATCCTTCCCCGAGGCGATGGCGCCGTTCCTGCCGGAGATCGCCGGCAGCCTGGTGCTCGCCCACAATGCCAGCTTCGATGTCGGGGTGCTCGCCGCGACGCTCCAGGCCTACGGTCTGCCTCAGCCGGCCTATGCCTCGCTCTGCACGGTGCAGCTCGCCCGCCGGCACTGGCCGGGGGAGGGCGGGCAGGGCCAGGGCACCTATCGGCTCTCCTCGCTGGCCGCCCGGGTCGGCGTGACGTTTCGCCACCACGATGCCGGCGAGGACGCCTATGCCTGCGCCGAGATCGCGCTCGCGGTGATGCGGGAAGCCGGAGCGCCCGACATCGCCAGCCTCGCCAAGACCCTTGGCCTCGCCCGCGCGCGGGCCGGCGAGGGGGCACGATCGCCCGACGGGATCGCCGCCCGGGCCCTGCGCGGCGTGGCGCCGAGCCGCACCCGCGCGCCGCTCCTGCACTTCGTCGTGCGGGGCAGCACCGGCACTCCCTACGACGTGCGCCTGATCGATGGCCGCGACGGCCCGCGCCTGCGCTGCTCTTGCGCCGGAGCCCGGTTCCGGCCCGATTGCCGGCACGTCCGGGCGCTGGCGAATGGCGAGATCGACGCGCTCCTGTCGGACAATCCAGGGGATGTCGCGGCGCTGGCGGGATTGTTGCGGGCGGGGTGA
- the ligA gene encoding NAD-dependent DNA ligase LigA: protein MPPNRDPAFDDLEQKSAQSLHAALSAEIAEHDRRYHGEDAPTISDAEYDALRRKLESIEARFPDLAGTGEASASVGAKASDKFAKVRHAVPMLSLGNAFSDEEIGDFVERVRRFLGLPAAEPVAFTAEPKIDGLSLSLRYEGGRLVTAATRGDGEVGEDVTANVRTIREIPEVLAGDDWPAVCEVRGEVYLSHADFAGINARQEEAGKPLFANPRNAAAGSLRQLDPSITASRPLRFFAYAAGEMSEQPAESQFEMLEAFQAWGLPVNPLTVLCADAAAMLAHYRMIEARRADLGYDIDGVVYKVDSFALQRRLGFVARAPRWALAHKFPAQRATTVVEAIDINVGRTGSLNPLARLRPVTVGGVVVSNATLHNEDYVHGVDADGNPIRSGIPVWQGQILRDDVDLAQGSDVRVGDTVVVLRAGDVIPKVADVVLERRPKDAVPYRFPETCPACGSHAVRGLNPRTRKLDAVRRCTGGLICPAQAQERLKHFVSRNAFDIEGFGETYIETLFEAGLVHQPADLFRLDFEPLKAAVVARRQALSAERALAAGKEVKKAAKKKDDEDKAIKNLLAGVEARRKISLNRLIFALGIEQVGEATAKALAKHFSDMPALMAGVAAAASCQPGPDWIALASLNRVGATTRDRLLAAAAEAPDADLLAGGAVARLSAPQREALVEAYGDSAGVRAAVERAAAQVPGDAYRALADDGEIGAVTTASLIQFFSEEHNVAAVKALLDEVETERPAPVAQAAAFAGKTVVFTGTLEKMTRSEAKATAERLGAKVSGSVSAKTDLVVAGPGAGSKLKDAEKHGVTVVSEDEWLAMVASA from the coding sequence ATGCCCCCCAACCGCGACCCCGCCTTCGACGACCTCGAGCAAAAGAGCGCGCAGAGCCTCCACGCCGCCCTCTCGGCGGAAATCGCGGAGCACGACCGGCGCTATCACGGCGAGGATGCGCCGACGATCTCGGATGCCGAGTACGATGCCCTGCGCCGGAAACTCGAATCGATCGAGGCGCGCTTCCCCGACCTCGCCGGCACCGGCGAGGCCTCGGCCAGCGTCGGCGCGAAGGCGTCGGACAAGTTCGCCAAGGTGCGGCACGCGGTGCCGATGCTCTCCCTCGGCAACGCCTTCTCGGACGAGGAGATCGGCGACTTCGTCGAGCGGGTGCGCCGCTTCCTCGGCCTCCCGGCCGCCGAACCGGTCGCTTTCACGGCCGAGCCGAAGATCGACGGCCTGTCGCTGTCCCTGCGCTACGAGGGCGGGCGTCTCGTCACCGCGGCGACCCGGGGCGACGGCGAGGTCGGCGAGGACGTGACCGCCAACGTCCGCACCATCAGGGAGATTCCCGAGGTGCTGGCCGGTGACGATTGGCCGGCCGTGTGCGAGGTGCGCGGCGAGGTCTACCTCTCGCACGCCGATTTCGCCGGGATCAACGCCCGCCAGGAGGAGGCCGGCAAGCCGCTCTTCGCCAATCCCCGCAACGCCGCCGCCGGGTCCCTGCGCCAGCTCGATCCCAGCATCACCGCCTCGCGCCCCCTGCGCTTCTTCGCCTACGCGGCCGGCGAGATGTCCGAACAGCCGGCCGAGTCCCAGTTCGAGATGTTGGAGGCCTTCCAGGCCTGGGGCCTGCCCGTGAACCCGCTGACGGTGCTCTGCGCCGACGCGGCCGCGATGCTGGCCCATTACCGGATGATCGAGGCGCGGCGCGCCGATCTCGGCTACGACATCGACGGCGTCGTCTACAAGGTCGACTCCTTCGCGCTCCAGCGCCGCCTTGGCTTCGTGGCGCGGGCGCCGCGCTGGGCGCTCGCCCACAAGTTCCCGGCCCAGCGCGCCACCACCGTGGTCGAGGCGATCGACATCAATGTCGGGCGCACCGGCTCGCTCAACCCGCTGGCGCGCTTGAGGCCGGTCACGGTCGGCGGCGTCGTGGTGTCGAACGCGACGCTCCACAACGAGGATTACGTCCACGGCGTCGATGCCGACGGCAATCCGATCCGCAGCGGCATCCCGGTCTGGCAAGGCCAGATCCTCCGCGACGACGTCGACCTCGCGCAAGGGTCCGACGTGCGCGTCGGCGACACCGTGGTGGTCCTGCGCGCCGGCGACGTGATCCCGAAGGTCGCCGACGTGGTGCTGGAGCGCCGCCCGAAGGACGCGGTGCCCTACCGCTTCCCCGAGACCTGCCCGGCCTGCGGCAGCCACGCGGTGCGGGGCCTCAACCCGCGCACGCGCAAGCTCGACGCGGTGCGCCGCTGCACCGGCGGCCTGATCTGCCCGGCGCAAGCGCAGGAGCGGCTGAAGCACTTCGTGTCGCGCAACGCCTTCGACATCGAGGGTTTTGGCGAGACCTACATCGAGACCCTGTTCGAAGCCGGCCTGGTGCACCAGCCCGCCGACCTCTTCCGCCTCGACTTCGAGCCCCTGAAGGCCGCCGTCGTGGCGCGGCGCCAGGCGCTCTCGGCCGAGCGGGCGCTCGCCGCCGGCAAGGAGGTCAAGAAGGCCGCCAAGAAGAAGGACGACGAGGACAAGGCGATCAAGAACCTCCTCGCAGGAGTCGAGGCGCGCCGAAAAATTTCGCTCAACCGGCTCATCTTCGCGCTGGGCATCGAGCAGGTCGGCGAGGCCACCGCCAAGGCCCTGGCCAAGCACTTTTCGGATATGCCGGCCCTGATGGCGGGCGTCGCGGCGGCGGCTTCCTGCCAGCCCGGGCCGGACTGGATCGCGCTCGCCAGCCTCAACCGCGTCGGCGCCACCACCCGCGACCGGCTCCTCGCCGCCGCGGCCGAGGCGCCGGATGCCGATCTTCTGGCCGGCGGCGCGGTGGCGCGGCTCTCCGCCCCGCAGCGCGAGGCCCTGGTCGAGGCCTATGGCGATTCCGCGGGCGTGCGGGCGGCGGTGGAGCGGGCCGCCGCCCAGGTGCCCGGCGACGCCTACCGGGCGCTCGCCGATGACGGCGAGATCGGCGCCGTCACCACCGCCTCGCTGATCCAGTTCTTCTCCGAGGAGCACAATGTCGCGGCGGTGAAGGCCTTGCTCGACGAGGTCGAGACCGAGCGGCCGGCACCGGTGGCGCAAGCCGCGGCCTTCGCCGGCAAGACCGTGGTGTTCACCGGCACCCTTGAGAAGATGACCCGCAGCGAGGCCAAGGCGACGGCCGAGCGGCTCGGCGCCAAGGTCTCGGGCTCGGTCTCGGCCAAGACCGACCTCGTGGTGGCGGGACCGGGTGCGGGCAGCAAGCTCAAGGACGCCGAGAAGCACGGCGTGACGGTGGTCTCGGAGGACGAGTGGCTGGCGATGGTGGCCTCCGCCTGA